The Rhododendron vialii isolate Sample 1 chromosome 5a, ASM3025357v1 genome contains a region encoding:
- the LOC131325669 gene encoding uncharacterized protein LOC131325669 isoform X2: MATINSHEASPSTSRRSYEAYLSFRGVDTNKRFADHLYRALMRKGLSTFRDDDELERGEDIMPELQKAIEGSRVSIIVLSKNYASSRRCLEELVMILKCRSSGHLILPVFYDVDPSEVRTQTGSLKEAFMRHERRIEMEMGEQKEYLKGKVQEWRMALKEVANLAGFHLSQNIFEAYKSKIIQHVRVIVTEFVTINNRAHPGSHDGNYFCASCNMCVSGLEDERTRGKRSRDEMSSHVFSLDILQQHFGNKREDVAKSLGTVYSEIEAARGSSKRVFQLEGQTTQSTNREGISSHVFSLDILQPHFGSKREDVAKSLGISVSTLKRICRYHGIPRWPNRIRSSVSGLPNPYGEKNPLPTFNTLSTNGQTTMENEVGGQNLEPNECLPDSFDDPNFQNTRIGSISEFGKTPTFYDSLSGHCHDAEFCFSAVYSETEVAGDSSEWVFQLEGQTTQSIACANSNALVFPQRHIASEEVLNENGGSSEDRRDSLASQAEASFEGHVSESSNLTVLACSDAAAPNQPLATMPTVPNIIPHVTGGSSETFQLEKEMGGQIREPNEFLPDSFQDPSLCDAGNDSIVEIGKTPAFHDSFHGNHCDVEFCFSSVYNETGAAGGSSRWAFQLEGQTTQIPSYPIPDVLVSKPHIASIEVLSENMGRAEDRRILLPSQETSQKEAFLQGHVFESSNLTVPTFSDAAAPSQPLATILHTIPTIPPMVPRLTGGSSEFSGCPNLSGIVDPHPQITSTQILSENMRTLEDLGIFLVSQEPFMEGCGSGSINPTIPSCLDPAPSQQPMMPPSSLVDPHPQIASTQILCDNMGTSEALSIFLVSQEPFMKESGSGSNNQTIPSCLDPAPSQQPRMPPLIASQDTSSVRVKATYGRTTIAFKLSFASGIIQLKEEVSKRLWFELGNFDLKYKDADGDLVSIVCDDDVRDYLQLLTSLGNQVSKLFVS, encoded by the exons ATGGCTACTATAAATTCCCATGAAGCATCTCCTTCGACTTCTCGACGGAGTTATGAAGCTTATTTGAGCTTTAGGGGCGTAGACACTAACAAAAGATTCGCTGACCACCTCTACCGTGCTTTGATGAGAAAAGGATTGTCCACCTTTAGAGATGATGATGAGCTAGAAAGAGGAGAAGACATCATGCCCGAACTCCAAAAGGCCATTGAAGGGTCAAGGGTTTCTATAATTGTCCTCTCAAAGAACTACGCATCCTCAAGGAGGTGCCTTGAGGAACTTGTGATGATCCTCAAATGCAGGTCTTCAGGACATTTAATTCTCCCTGTCTTCTATGACGTGGATCCATCTGAAGTGAGAACACAAACTGGCAGTTTGAAAGAGGCATTTATGAGGCATGAAAGGAGaattgaaatggaaatgggtGAACAAAAAGAATATTTGAAGGGCAAGGTGCAAGAATGGAGGATGGCGCTCAAAGAAGTTGCAAATTTAGCAGGGTTTCATCTCtcacaaaatatttttgaggc ATATAAAAGCAAGATTATCCAGCATGTCCGCGTCATAGTAACTGAATTTGTCACTATAAACAACCGAGCACACCCTGGCAGCCATGATGGGAATTACTTTTGTGCGTCTTGTAACATGTGTGTGTCTGGTCTCGAGGACGAAAGAACGAGGGGAAAACGAAGCAGGGATGAGATGTCTTCCCACGTGTTTAGTTTGGATATTCTCCAACAACATTTTGGCAATAAACGTGAAGATGTTGCGAAGAGCCTTGGCA ctGTGTACAGTGAAATTGAAGCAGCAAGGGGTTCCTCTAAACGGGTGTTTCAACTGGAGGGTCAAACAACGCAGTCCACGAACAGGGAAGGGATATCTTCCCATGTATTTAGTTTGGATATTCTCCAACCGCATTTTGGCAGTAAACGTGAAGATGTTGCAAAGAGCCTTGGCA TTAGCGTATCCACCCTTAAGCGCATCTGTAGGTATCATGGGATTCCTCGGTGGCCAAATCGGATAAGAAGCAGTG TCTCGGGACTTCCTAATCCATATGGAGAAAAGAATCCATTACCCACGTTCAATACGCTATCAACTAATGGGCAGACCACAATGGAAAATGAAGTGGGTGGTCAAAATTTGGAGCCGAATGAATGTCTACCGGATTCTTTTGACGACCCAAACTTTCAGAATACACGAATTGGTTCAATATCAGAATTTGGAAAAACTCCTACTTTTTATGATTCTTTATCCGGTCATTGTCACGATGCGGAATTTTGTTTTTCAGCAGTGTACAGTGAAACTGAAGTAGCAGGAGATTCCTCTGAATGGGTGTTTCAACTGGAAGGTCAAACAACACAGTCCATTGCCTGTGCAAATAGCAATGCTCTTGTGTTTCCACAACGTCATATAGCATCAGAAGAGGTGCTAAATGAGAACGGGGGGAGTTCGGAAGATAGGAGAGATTCGTTAGCTTCACAAGCAGAGGCTTCTTTTGAGGGACATGTCTCTGAATCGAGTAATTTGACGGTTCTTGCATGTTCTGATGCAGCTGCTCCTAACCAACCTTTGGCTACGATGCCTACGGTTCCCAACATTATACCTCACGTAACCGGGGGTTCCTCTGAAACATTTCAACTTGAGAAAGAAATGGGTGGTCAAATTCGAGAGCCAAATGAGTTTCTGCCAGATTCTTTTCAAGACCCAAGCTTATGCGATGCAGGAAATGATTCAATAGTGGAGATTGGAAAAACTCCTGCTTTTCATGATTCTTTCCACGGTAATCATTGTGATGTcgaattttgtttttcatccGTGTATAATGAAACTGGAGCAGCAGGGGGTTCCTCTAGATGGGCATTTCAACTGGAAGGTCAAACAACTCAAATCCCTTCTTATCCAATTCCCGATGTTCTTGTGTCAAAGCCTCATATAGCATCAATAGAGGTGCTGAGTGAAAATATGGGGAGAGCAGAAGATAGGAGAATTTTGTTACCTTCACAAGAGACTTCACAAAAAGAGGCTTTTTTACAGGGACATGTCTTTGAATCTAGTAATTTGACAGTTCCTACATTTTCTGATGCTGCAGCTCCTAGCCAACCTTTGGCTACCATTCTCCACACGATTCCTACAATTCCCCCCATGGTACCTCGCCTCACTGGGGGTTCCTCTGAATTCTCTGGATGTCCAAATCTTAGTGGTATTGTGGATCCACACCCTCAGATAACATCAACACAAATCCTAAGTGAGAATATGAGAACTCTAGAAGATTTGGGCATTTTTTTAGTTTCACAAGAGCCTTTTATGGAGGGATGTGGCTCTGGATCTATTAACCCGACAATCCCTTCATGTTTGGATCCAGCTCCGAGCCAACAACCCATGATGCCTCCTAGTAGTCTTGTGGATCCACACCCTCAGATAGCATCAACACAAATCCTATGTGACAATATGGGAACTTCAGAAGCTTTGAGCATTTTTTTAGTTTCACAAGAACCTTTTATGAAGGAATCTGGCTCTGGATCTAATAACCAGACAATCCCTTCATGTTTGGATCCAGCTCCAAGCCAACAACCCAGGATGCCTCCTCTCATAGCAAGCCAAGATACAAGCTCCGTGAGGGTTAAGGCAACATATGGGCGCACCACAATAGCATTTAAGCTTTCTTTCGCATCTGGAATTATTCAACTGAAGGAAGAAGTGTCAAAGAGATTGTGGTTCGAGCTTGGTAATTTTGACCTTAAGTACAAGGATGCGGATGGGGACTTGGTTTCAATAGTCTGTGACGACGACGTAAGGGATTATCTGCAACTTCTCACCTCATTGGGAAATCAAGTAAGCAAACTATTTGTTTCTTGA
- the LOC131325669 gene encoding uncharacterized protein LOC131325669 isoform X5 produces the protein MATINSHEASPSTSRRSYEAYLSFRGVDTNKRFADHLYRALMRKGLSTFRDDDELERGEDIMPELQKAIEGSRVSIIVLSKNYASSRRCLEELVMILKCRSSGHLILPVFYDVDPSEVRTQTGSLKEAFMRHERRIEMEMGEQKEYLKGKVQEWRMALKEVANLAGFHLSQNIFEAYKSKIIQHVRVIVTEFVTINNRAHPGSHDGNYFCASCNMCVSGLEDERTRGKRSRDEMSSHVFSLDILQQHFGNKREDVAKSLGISVSTLKRICRYHGIPRWPNRIRSSVSGLPNPYGEKNPLPTFNTLSTNGQTTMENEVGGQNLEPNECLPDSFDDPNFQNTRIGSISEFGKTPTFYDSLSGHCHDAEFCFSAVYSETEVAGDSSEWVFQLEGQTTQSIACANSNALVFPQRHIASEEVLNENGGSSEDRRDSLASQAEASFEGHVSESSNLTVLACSDAAAPNQPLATMPTVPNIIPHVTGGSSETFQLEKEMGGQIREPNEFLPDSFQDPSLCDAGNDSIVEIGKTPAFHDSFHGNHCDVEFCFSSVYNETGAAGGSSRWAFQLEGQTTQIPSYPIPDVLVSKPHIASIEVLSENMGRAEDRRILLPSQETSQKEAFLQGHVFESSNLTVPTFSDAAAPSQPLATILHTIPTIPPMVPRLTGGSSEFSGCPNLSGIVDPHPQITSTQILSENMRTLEDLGIFLVSQEPFMEGCGSGSINPTIPSCLDPAPSQQPMMPPSSLVDPHPQIASTQILCDNMGTSEALSIFLVSQEPFMKESGSGSNNQTIPSCLDPAPSQQPRMPPLIASQDTSSVRVKATYGRTTIAFKLSFASGIIQLKEEVSKRLWFELGNFDLKYKDADGDLVSIVCDDDVRDYLQLLTSLGNQVSKLFVS, from the exons ATGGCTACTATAAATTCCCATGAAGCATCTCCTTCGACTTCTCGACGGAGTTATGAAGCTTATTTGAGCTTTAGGGGCGTAGACACTAACAAAAGATTCGCTGACCACCTCTACCGTGCTTTGATGAGAAAAGGATTGTCCACCTTTAGAGATGATGATGAGCTAGAAAGAGGAGAAGACATCATGCCCGAACTCCAAAAGGCCATTGAAGGGTCAAGGGTTTCTATAATTGTCCTCTCAAAGAACTACGCATCCTCAAGGAGGTGCCTTGAGGAACTTGTGATGATCCTCAAATGCAGGTCTTCAGGACATTTAATTCTCCCTGTCTTCTATGACGTGGATCCATCTGAAGTGAGAACACAAACTGGCAGTTTGAAAGAGGCATTTATGAGGCATGAAAGGAGaattgaaatggaaatgggtGAACAAAAAGAATATTTGAAGGGCAAGGTGCAAGAATGGAGGATGGCGCTCAAAGAAGTTGCAAATTTAGCAGGGTTTCATCTCtcacaaaatatttttgaggc ATATAAAAGCAAGATTATCCAGCATGTCCGCGTCATAGTAACTGAATTTGTCACTATAAACAACCGAGCACACCCTGGCAGCCATGATGGGAATTACTTTTGTGCGTCTTGTAACATGTGTGTGTCTGGTCTCGAGGACGAAAGAACGAGGGGAAAACGAAGCAGGGATGAGATGTCTTCCCACGTGTTTAGTTTGGATATTCTCCAACAACATTTTGGCAATAAACGTGAAGATGTTGCGAAGAGCCTTGGCA TTAGCGTATCCACCCTTAAGCGCATCTGTAGGTATCATGGGATTCCTCGGTGGCCAAATCGGATAAGAAGCAGTG TCTCGGGACTTCCTAATCCATATGGAGAAAAGAATCCATTACCCACGTTCAATACGCTATCAACTAATGGGCAGACCACAATGGAAAATGAAGTGGGTGGTCAAAATTTGGAGCCGAATGAATGTCTACCGGATTCTTTTGACGACCCAAACTTTCAGAATACACGAATTGGTTCAATATCAGAATTTGGAAAAACTCCTACTTTTTATGATTCTTTATCCGGTCATTGTCACGATGCGGAATTTTGTTTTTCAGCAGTGTACAGTGAAACTGAAGTAGCAGGAGATTCCTCTGAATGGGTGTTTCAACTGGAAGGTCAAACAACACAGTCCATTGCCTGTGCAAATAGCAATGCTCTTGTGTTTCCACAACGTCATATAGCATCAGAAGAGGTGCTAAATGAGAACGGGGGGAGTTCGGAAGATAGGAGAGATTCGTTAGCTTCACAAGCAGAGGCTTCTTTTGAGGGACATGTCTCTGAATCGAGTAATTTGACGGTTCTTGCATGTTCTGATGCAGCTGCTCCTAACCAACCTTTGGCTACGATGCCTACGGTTCCCAACATTATACCTCACGTAACCGGGGGTTCCTCTGAAACATTTCAACTTGAGAAAGAAATGGGTGGTCAAATTCGAGAGCCAAATGAGTTTCTGCCAGATTCTTTTCAAGACCCAAGCTTATGCGATGCAGGAAATGATTCAATAGTGGAGATTGGAAAAACTCCTGCTTTTCATGATTCTTTCCACGGTAATCATTGTGATGTcgaattttgtttttcatccGTGTATAATGAAACTGGAGCAGCAGGGGGTTCCTCTAGATGGGCATTTCAACTGGAAGGTCAAACAACTCAAATCCCTTCTTATCCAATTCCCGATGTTCTTGTGTCAAAGCCTCATATAGCATCAATAGAGGTGCTGAGTGAAAATATGGGGAGAGCAGAAGATAGGAGAATTTTGTTACCTTCACAAGAGACTTCACAAAAAGAGGCTTTTTTACAGGGACATGTCTTTGAATCTAGTAATTTGACAGTTCCTACATTTTCTGATGCTGCAGCTCCTAGCCAACCTTTGGCTACCATTCTCCACACGATTCCTACAATTCCCCCCATGGTACCTCGCCTCACTGGGGGTTCCTCTGAATTCTCTGGATGTCCAAATCTTAGTGGTATTGTGGATCCACACCCTCAGATAACATCAACACAAATCCTAAGTGAGAATATGAGAACTCTAGAAGATTTGGGCATTTTTTTAGTTTCACAAGAGCCTTTTATGGAGGGATGTGGCTCTGGATCTATTAACCCGACAATCCCTTCATGTTTGGATCCAGCTCCGAGCCAACAACCCATGATGCCTCCTAGTAGTCTTGTGGATCCACACCCTCAGATAGCATCAACACAAATCCTATGTGACAATATGGGAACTTCAGAAGCTTTGAGCATTTTTTTAGTTTCACAAGAACCTTTTATGAAGGAATCTGGCTCTGGATCTAATAACCAGACAATCCCTTCATGTTTGGATCCAGCTCCAAGCCAACAACCCAGGATGCCTCCTCTCATAGCAAGCCAAGATACAAGCTCCGTGAGGGTTAAGGCAACATATGGGCGCACCACAATAGCATTTAAGCTTTCTTTCGCATCTGGAATTATTCAACTGAAGGAAGAAGTGTCAAAGAGATTGTGGTTCGAGCTTGGTAATTTTGACCTTAAGTACAAGGATGCGGATGGGGACTTGGTTTCAATAGTCTGTGACGACGACGTAAGGGATTATCTGCAACTTCTCACCTCATTGGGAAATCAAGTAAGCAAACTATTTGTTTCTTGA
- the LOC131325669 gene encoding uncharacterized protein LOC131325669 isoform X1 has product MATINSHEASPSTSRRSYEAYLSFRGVDTNKRFADHLYRALMRKGLSTFRDDDELERGEDIMPELQKAIEGSRVSIIVLSKNYASSRRCLEELVMILKCRSSGHLILPVFYDVDPSEVRTQTGSLKEAFMRHERRIEMEMGEQKEYLKGKVQEWRMALKEVANLAGFHLSQNIFEAYKSKIIQHVRVIVTEFVTINNRAHPGSHDGNYFCASCNMCVSGLEDERTRGKRSRDEMSSHVFSLDILQQHFGNKREDVAKSLGISISTLKRNCRYHGIPRWPNRIRNNAVYSEIEAARGSSKRVFQLEGQTTQSTNREGISSHVFSLDILQPHFGSKREDVAKSLGISVSTLKRICRYHGIPRWPNRIRSSVSGLPNPYGEKNPLPTFNTLSTNGQTTMENEVGGQNLEPNECLPDSFDDPNFQNTRIGSISEFGKTPTFYDSLSGHCHDAEFCFSAVYSETEVAGDSSEWVFQLEGQTTQSIACANSNALVFPQRHIASEEVLNENGGSSEDRRDSLASQAEASFEGHVSESSNLTVLACSDAAAPNQPLATMPTVPNIIPHVTGGSSETFQLEKEMGGQIREPNEFLPDSFQDPSLCDAGNDSIVEIGKTPAFHDSFHGNHCDVEFCFSSVYNETGAAGGSSRWAFQLEGQTTQIPSYPIPDVLVSKPHIASIEVLSENMGRAEDRRILLPSQETSQKEAFLQGHVFESSNLTVPTFSDAAAPSQPLATILHTIPTIPPMVPRLTGGSSEFSGCPNLSGIVDPHPQITSTQILSENMRTLEDLGIFLVSQEPFMEGCGSGSINPTIPSCLDPAPSQQPMMPPSSLVDPHPQIASTQILCDNMGTSEALSIFLVSQEPFMKESGSGSNNQTIPSCLDPAPSQQPRMPPLIASQDTSSVRVKATYGRTTIAFKLSFASGIIQLKEEVSKRLWFELGNFDLKYKDADGDLVSIVCDDDVRDYLQLLTSLGNQVSKLFVS; this is encoded by the exons ATGGCTACTATAAATTCCCATGAAGCATCTCCTTCGACTTCTCGACGGAGTTATGAAGCTTATTTGAGCTTTAGGGGCGTAGACACTAACAAAAGATTCGCTGACCACCTCTACCGTGCTTTGATGAGAAAAGGATTGTCCACCTTTAGAGATGATGATGAGCTAGAAAGAGGAGAAGACATCATGCCCGAACTCCAAAAGGCCATTGAAGGGTCAAGGGTTTCTATAATTGTCCTCTCAAAGAACTACGCATCCTCAAGGAGGTGCCTTGAGGAACTTGTGATGATCCTCAAATGCAGGTCTTCAGGACATTTAATTCTCCCTGTCTTCTATGACGTGGATCCATCTGAAGTGAGAACACAAACTGGCAGTTTGAAAGAGGCATTTATGAGGCATGAAAGGAGaattgaaatggaaatgggtGAACAAAAAGAATATTTGAAGGGCAAGGTGCAAGAATGGAGGATGGCGCTCAAAGAAGTTGCAAATTTAGCAGGGTTTCATCTCtcacaaaatatttttgaggc ATATAAAAGCAAGATTATCCAGCATGTCCGCGTCATAGTAACTGAATTTGTCACTATAAACAACCGAGCACACCCTGGCAGCCATGATGGGAATTACTTTTGTGCGTCTTGTAACATGTGTGTGTCTGGTCTCGAGGACGAAAGAACGAGGGGAAAACGAAGCAGGGATGAGATGTCTTCCCACGTGTTTAGTTTGGATATTCTCCAACAACATTTTGGCAATAAACGTGAAGATGTTGCGAAGAGCCTTGGCA TTAGCATATCCACCCTTAAGCGCAACTGTAGGTATCATGGCATTCCTCGGTGGCCAAACCGGATAAGAAACAATG ctGTGTACAGTGAAATTGAAGCAGCAAGGGGTTCCTCTAAACGGGTGTTTCAACTGGAGGGTCAAACAACGCAGTCCACGAACAGGGAAGGGATATCTTCCCATGTATTTAGTTTGGATATTCTCCAACCGCATTTTGGCAGTAAACGTGAAGATGTTGCAAAGAGCCTTGGCA TTAGCGTATCCACCCTTAAGCGCATCTGTAGGTATCATGGGATTCCTCGGTGGCCAAATCGGATAAGAAGCAGTG TCTCGGGACTTCCTAATCCATATGGAGAAAAGAATCCATTACCCACGTTCAATACGCTATCAACTAATGGGCAGACCACAATGGAAAATGAAGTGGGTGGTCAAAATTTGGAGCCGAATGAATGTCTACCGGATTCTTTTGACGACCCAAACTTTCAGAATACACGAATTGGTTCAATATCAGAATTTGGAAAAACTCCTACTTTTTATGATTCTTTATCCGGTCATTGTCACGATGCGGAATTTTGTTTTTCAGCAGTGTACAGTGAAACTGAAGTAGCAGGAGATTCCTCTGAATGGGTGTTTCAACTGGAAGGTCAAACAACACAGTCCATTGCCTGTGCAAATAGCAATGCTCTTGTGTTTCCACAACGTCATATAGCATCAGAAGAGGTGCTAAATGAGAACGGGGGGAGTTCGGAAGATAGGAGAGATTCGTTAGCTTCACAAGCAGAGGCTTCTTTTGAGGGACATGTCTCTGAATCGAGTAATTTGACGGTTCTTGCATGTTCTGATGCAGCTGCTCCTAACCAACCTTTGGCTACGATGCCTACGGTTCCCAACATTATACCTCACGTAACCGGGGGTTCCTCTGAAACATTTCAACTTGAGAAAGAAATGGGTGGTCAAATTCGAGAGCCAAATGAGTTTCTGCCAGATTCTTTTCAAGACCCAAGCTTATGCGATGCAGGAAATGATTCAATAGTGGAGATTGGAAAAACTCCTGCTTTTCATGATTCTTTCCACGGTAATCATTGTGATGTcgaattttgtttttcatccGTGTATAATGAAACTGGAGCAGCAGGGGGTTCCTCTAGATGGGCATTTCAACTGGAAGGTCAAACAACTCAAATCCCTTCTTATCCAATTCCCGATGTTCTTGTGTCAAAGCCTCATATAGCATCAATAGAGGTGCTGAGTGAAAATATGGGGAGAGCAGAAGATAGGAGAATTTTGTTACCTTCACAAGAGACTTCACAAAAAGAGGCTTTTTTACAGGGACATGTCTTTGAATCTAGTAATTTGACAGTTCCTACATTTTCTGATGCTGCAGCTCCTAGCCAACCTTTGGCTACCATTCTCCACACGATTCCTACAATTCCCCCCATGGTACCTCGCCTCACTGGGGGTTCCTCTGAATTCTCTGGATGTCCAAATCTTAGTGGTATTGTGGATCCACACCCTCAGATAACATCAACACAAATCCTAAGTGAGAATATGAGAACTCTAGAAGATTTGGGCATTTTTTTAGTTTCACAAGAGCCTTTTATGGAGGGATGTGGCTCTGGATCTATTAACCCGACAATCCCTTCATGTTTGGATCCAGCTCCGAGCCAACAACCCATGATGCCTCCTAGTAGTCTTGTGGATCCACACCCTCAGATAGCATCAACACAAATCCTATGTGACAATATGGGAACTTCAGAAGCTTTGAGCATTTTTTTAGTTTCACAAGAACCTTTTATGAAGGAATCTGGCTCTGGATCTAATAACCAGACAATCCCTTCATGTTTGGATCCAGCTCCAAGCCAACAACCCAGGATGCCTCCTCTCATAGCAAGCCAAGATACAAGCTCCGTGAGGGTTAAGGCAACATATGGGCGCACCACAATAGCATTTAAGCTTTCTTTCGCATCTGGAATTATTCAACTGAAGGAAGAAGTGTCAAAGAGATTGTGGTTCGAGCTTGGTAATTTTGACCTTAAGTACAAGGATGCGGATGGGGACTTGGTTTCAATAGTCTGTGACGACGACGTAAGGGATTATCTGCAACTTCTCACCTCATTGGGAAATCAAGTAAGCAAACTATTTGTTTCTTGA